In one window of Fictibacillus phosphorivorans DNA:
- a CDS encoding D-alanyl-D-alanine carboxypeptidase family protein, whose protein sequence is MKRILKRKPLLLVLIGMLILAAFPQEAKAEPGVSASAAVLMEQSSGRVLYGRNEHRPMRIASITKIMTAILAIESGKMNDTVTITESASRTEGSSLYLKPGEKIPLKDLVYGLMLRSGNDSAVAIAEHVGGSLDGFSYLMNQKAEEIGMKHTRFRNPHGLDTHEDHYSTAYDMAVLTRYAMNNDTFKDVSSTKVYRSEQTGEKWDRVWRNKNKMLKLYEYSTGGKTGYTKRAKRTLVSTAEKDGMELIAVTLNDPNDWDDHRNLFEWGFHSFKMTELIKEGEISGIKDKGYKGKVEAARTFTYPLQKEEVGQISSSIQLYELPKSGKWEKEKVPKPVGRYFVDLKETRIADLPLYYDGKALIKPDQGGLWSSFKSIFNRLFFVAKEDNRLW, encoded by the coding sequence ATGAAACGAATCTTAAAACGAAAACCATTGCTGCTCGTTTTGATCGGTATGCTTATCCTTGCTGCATTCCCGCAAGAAGCAAAAGCTGAACCCGGTGTATCAGCAAGTGCTGCTGTGTTGATGGAGCAATCATCCGGAAGAGTCTTGTATGGGCGCAATGAACATCGTCCGATGAGAATAGCAAGTATCACAAAGATCATGACGGCGATTCTTGCGATAGAGTCAGGAAAGATGAACGATACGGTTACCATAACGGAATCTGCATCACGAACAGAAGGGTCATCTCTATACTTAAAGCCAGGTGAAAAGATACCCTTAAAAGATTTAGTGTACGGCTTGATGCTTCGATCTGGAAATGATTCAGCCGTTGCGATTGCTGAGCATGTTGGAGGAAGTTTAGATGGCTTTTCTTATCTGATGAATCAAAAAGCTGAAGAGATCGGGATGAAACATACACGTTTTAGAAATCCGCATGGACTCGACACTCATGAAGATCATTATTCAACCGCTTATGATATGGCTGTACTCACAAGGTATGCAATGAATAATGATACGTTTAAAGATGTGTCATCCACAAAGGTCTATCGATCAGAACAAACTGGAGAAAAATGGGATAGAGTGTGGCGGAACAAGAATAAAATGTTGAAGCTGTATGAATATTCCACTGGTGGCAAAACAGGATATACAAAACGTGCAAAACGAACATTGGTATCCACTGCTGAAAAAGATGGAATGGAACTGATTGCTGTCACATTAAACGATCCTAATGACTGGGACGATCATCGCAATTTGTTTGAATGGGGATTTCATTCGTTTAAAATGACAGAACTGATCAAAGAAGGCGAAATCTCTGGCATCAAAGATAAGGGATATAAAGGGAAGGTAGAGGCCGCTCGAACGTTTACTTACCCTTTGCAAAAAGAAGAGGTCGGACAGATCTCTTCTTCCATCCAGTTATATGAATTACCTAAGTCGGGCAAGTGGGAGAAAGAAAAGGTACCTAAACCTGTCGGTAGGTATTTCGTAGATTTAAAGGAAACGAGAATCGCCGATCTTCCACTTTACTACGATGGCAAAGCATTAATCAAACCTGATCAGGGAGGTCTATGGTCGTCATTTAAGAGCATATTCAACAGATTGTTTTTTGTAGCTAAGGAAGATAATCGCCTATGGTAA
- a CDS encoding isoprenylcysteine carboxyl methyltransferase family protein, with the protein MNWFLLFWCFLIVQRLAEVRIAKSNEKKLLSKGAVEAGKDHYKWMVSMHVAFFVVFFLEVFVFNAQPPSWWIVPFVLFLMAQVIRVWAISSLGEFWNTKIILLPGANVVAKGPYRFMRHPNYTIVSLELLVMPLIFGAYFTAVLFTILNIFMLRVRIPAEEKALMELTDYEKSHGQKQRFFPTQ; encoded by the coding sequence ATGAACTGGTTTCTTCTGTTTTGGTGTTTTCTTATCGTACAAAGATTAGCAGAAGTAAGGATCGCTAAATCTAACGAAAAGAAGCTGTTGAGCAAAGGTGCCGTTGAAGCGGGAAAAGATCACTATAAGTGGATGGTCTCGATGCACGTAGCGTTCTTTGTAGTTTTCTTTTTAGAAGTCTTTGTGTTTAATGCACAGCCACCTAGTTGGTGGATCGTTCCGTTTGTATTGTTCCTAATGGCTCAAGTGATTCGAGTATGGGCCATTTCGTCATTAGGTGAGTTTTGGAATACGAAGATCATTCTATTACCTGGTGCAAATGTCGTAGCAAAAGGTCCGTATCGTTTTATGAGACATCCAAACTACACGATCGTCTCGTTAGAACTTTTAGTGATGCCCCTCATTTTTGGGGCTTATTTTACAGCTGTTTTGTTCACGATCTTAAATATCTTCATGTTAAGAGTGCGGATTCCAGCTGAAGAAAAAGCACTCATGGAACTGACAGACTATGAAAAAAGCCATGGTCAAAAGCAACGTTTTTTCCCTACTCAATAA
- a CDS encoding type III polyketide synthase — protein MPRIAAVETIHPPHKLSQNQTMDFARNLFQDAFSDIERLLKVFQNGEIESRYFAMPIDWFKEKRSFQEKNDLYIDFATNLGAECIEKVMSDKRLKVSYEDIDAIFYISSSGLSTPSIEARIMNILPFSSHTKRIPIWGLGCAGGASGFSRAYDYCKAYPKSNVLVLSVELCSLTFQHEDLSKSNLVGTSLFADGVACALICGDESDASKTSELSPYIKDTMSTLKPHSEDVMGWEVKDTGLYVVFSRDIPNVIRTWLKPNVDEFLDRNQLAGEQIKHFIAHPGGKKVLQAYVDALGIPLSKTDVSRDVLRENGNMSSATVFYVLKQFMQTKKDEGDLGVMAALGPGFSSELLLVEWRK, from the coding sequence TTGCCAAGAATAGCAGCAGTAGAAACGATACATCCGCCTCATAAACTTTCTCAAAATCAAACAATGGATTTTGCAAGAAACCTATTTCAAGATGCGTTCTCCGATATTGAACGTTTGCTCAAAGTATTTCAAAATGGTGAGATCGAATCACGCTATTTCGCGATGCCTATAGATTGGTTTAAGGAAAAAAGAAGTTTTCAAGAGAAAAATGATTTATACATAGATTTTGCGACAAATTTAGGAGCAGAATGTATTGAAAAAGTGATGTCTGACAAAAGACTAAAAGTGTCATATGAAGATATAGATGCTATTTTCTACATCTCGAGTTCGGGTCTGTCCACGCCGAGTATCGAAGCTAGAATTATGAACATTCTTCCATTCTCATCACATACGAAGAGGATTCCAATCTGGGGTTTAGGATGTGCAGGTGGTGCTTCAGGATTTTCAAGGGCTTACGATTATTGCAAAGCCTATCCAAAATCAAATGTACTCGTATTAAGTGTAGAGCTTTGTTCACTAACATTTCAGCATGAAGATCTTTCTAAGAGCAATTTAGTAGGTACCTCTTTGTTTGCAGATGGAGTGGCTTGTGCGTTAATCTGCGGAGATGAATCCGACGCGTCCAAAACATCAGAATTATCACCTTACATAAAAGATACGATGTCCACATTAAAACCACATTCTGAAGACGTGATGGGATGGGAAGTAAAGGACACTGGTTTGTATGTTGTATTCTCAAGAGATATCCCAAACGTCATCCGAACGTGGCTGAAACCGAACGTCGATGAGTTCTTAGACCGAAATCAGCTTGCTGGAGAACAGATCAAACATTTTATTGCACACCCTGGCGGTAAGAAAGTATTACAAGCATACGTGGATGCGCTAGGAATTCCGTTGTCCAAGACAGATGTGTCGAGAGACGTCTTACGGGAAAATGGAAATATGTCCTCTGCTACTGTTTTCTATGTATTGAAACAATTCATGCAAACAAAAAAAGATGAGGGAGATCTTGGTGTGATGGCTGCTTTAGGACCAGGTTTTTCTTCTGAACTTCTTTTAGTGGAATGGAGGAAGTAG
- the scpB gene encoding SMC-Scp complex subunit ScpB produces MERNEYKAVVEGLLFVSGDEGIDRKQIAQVLEIDSKELDPVIEELKQSYASSERGMSIVEYAGSLQFVTKPEHAAFYERLVETPGHATLSQAALETLAIIAYKQPITRSEIEEVRGVKTEKPLQTLSAKGLVKEVGRAEGTGRAILYGTTKAFLEHFGLQSVKELPPLPENIQEENVEQEADLFFSKFQESLSTDE; encoded by the coding sequence TTGGAACGAAATGAATATAAAGCGGTTGTTGAGGGTTTGCTTTTTGTCAGCGGAGATGAAGGAATCGACAGAAAACAGATCGCTCAAGTACTGGAGATCGATAGCAAAGAATTGGATCCCGTCATTGAAGAGTTAAAACAAAGTTATGCGTCATCAGAAAGAGGGATGTCTATTGTTGAATACGCGGGATCTCTTCAGTTTGTAACAAAACCTGAACACGCTGCATTTTACGAACGCCTTGTAGAAACACCTGGTCATGCTACACTTTCTCAAGCAGCCCTTGAAACACTTGCGATCATCGCCTATAAACAGCCCATTACAAGGTCAGAGATCGAAGAAGTTAGAGGGGTGAAAACAGAGAAACCGTTGCAGACACTATCTGCAAAAGGATTAGTAAAAGAAGTAGGTCGAGCAGAGGGAACGGGACGGGCTATTCTTTATGGCACTACAAAGGCGTTCTTAGAACATTTTGGTCTGCAAAGTGTAAAAGAGTTGCCTCCGCTTCCTGAAAACATTCAGGAAGAAAATGTAGAACAAGAAGCTGATTTGTTCTTTTCTAAGTTTCAAGAATCACTATCTACCGATGAATAG
- a CDS encoding segregation/condensation protein A: MQYSVKLDGFEGPLDLLLHLIQTYEVDIYDIPVAIITEQYLQYIHTMKELKLDVASEFLVMAATLLAIKSKMLLPKHEEELFENQMELEMEEDPRDELVRRLVEYRKYKHAADELKERESARSLIYTRQPADLSQFEKEESAKQVTNVTLYDMLQAMQKVFQEKVTRAPKQTTIERQEIPIEKRMEQIKSSLLSVGGRKKFTDLFDKSTKEHVVVTFLAILELMKVKSINCEQQDHFSEIYITMLEE, translated from the coding sequence ATGCAATATAGTGTGAAGCTTGATGGATTTGAAGGTCCGCTAGACTTACTGCTTCATTTGATACAAACCTACGAAGTGGATATCTATGATATTCCGGTAGCCATCATAACTGAGCAATACCTTCAATATATACATACGATGAAAGAACTGAAACTTGATGTAGCAAGTGAATTTTTAGTCATGGCAGCTACACTTCTTGCCATTAAGAGCAAGATGCTGCTACCAAAGCATGAAGAAGAGCTGTTTGAGAATCAAATGGAACTCGAGATGGAAGAAGATCCAAGAGATGAGTTAGTAAGAAGACTCGTTGAATATAGAAAGTACAAGCATGCTGCTGATGAACTTAAAGAGAGAGAATCAGCAAGAAGTTTAATTTACACCCGTCAGCCAGCTGATCTTTCTCAGTTTGAAAAAGAAGAGTCAGCAAAACAAGTGACCAACGTAACACTTTATGATATGTTGCAGGCGATGCAGAAGGTCTTTCAAGAAAAGGTGACGCGAGCACCAAAGCAAACGACCATCGAACGGCAAGAGATTCCGATCGAAAAAAGGATGGAACAAATAAAATCCTCTCTTCTTTCGGTCGGTGGAAGAAAGAAGTTTACAGACCTTTTTGATAAAAGTACGAAAGAACATGTTGTTGTGACGTTTCTTGCTATATTAGAACTTATGAAAGTCAAATCAATTAATTGCGAGCAACAAGATCATTTTAGCGAAATATATATAACGATGTTAGAGGAGTAA
- a CDS encoding DUF309 domain-containing protein → MTYPKPWIQYLVYFHRDQDYFECHEVLEDHWKDEGMKGDLWPGLIQLAVAQYHHRRGNYNGARRMILSCKVKLQKEESALKELGIEVEPFLELLDRSVQRIERQQPFESIGLPLSSELFQACLTEANATEETWVLQTKTDDTIIHKHSLRDRSSVIEERKKQKQKKNRIL, encoded by the coding sequence GTGACTTATCCAAAACCATGGATACAATACTTGGTGTATTTTCATAGAGACCAAGATTACTTTGAATGTCATGAAGTGCTTGAGGACCATTGGAAGGACGAGGGAATGAAAGGAGATCTGTGGCCTGGATTGATCCAGCTTGCAGTAGCTCAATATCATCACCGCCGCGGAAACTATAATGGAGCTAGACGAATGATTTTGAGTTGCAAAGTGAAGCTGCAAAAAGAGGAATCAGCACTGAAAGAACTCGGAATAGAAGTTGAACCATTTCTCGAACTGCTGGATAGAAGTGTACAAAGGATCGAGCGACAGCAACCTTTTGAGTCTATAGGACTTCCCCTATCGTCGGAGTTATTTCAAGCATGCTTAACCGAAGCAAACGCAACAGAAGAAACTTGGGTGTTACAAACCAAAACGGATGATACTATCATTCATAAGCACTCTTTAAGAGATCGCTCTTCTGTTATTGAAGAACGAAAGAAGCAAAAACAGAAGAAAAACAGAATCTTATAA
- a CDS encoding peptidylprolyl isomerase — MKKGSIEFENGEKIVFDLYQEEAPGTVENFEKLANEGFYNGVTFHRVIPGFVAQGGDPTGTGAGGPGYSIPCETEGNPHKHVAGSLSMAHAGRDTGGSQFFIVHEPQPHLNGVHTVFGQVTEGLETVLRIKQGDVMKEVKVWEE; from the coding sequence ATGAAAAAAGGTTCAATTGAATTTGAAAACGGCGAAAAAATTGTGTTTGATCTGTATCAGGAGGAAGCACCTGGAACAGTAGAAAACTTTGAAAAACTTGCAAATGAAGGCTTTTACAACGGTGTAACGTTCCACCGTGTGATCCCTGGATTTGTAGCTCAAGGTGGAGATCCAACAGGAACTGGAGCTGGCGGCCCTGGTTATTCGATTCCTTGTGAAACAGAAGGGAACCCGCATAAGCACGTAGCAGGATCTCTTTCAATGGCGCATGCTGGACGTGATACAGGTGGAAGCCAATTCTTTATCGTACATGAGCCACAGCCGCACTTGAACGGTGTTCACACTGTTTTTGGACAAGTTACAGAAGGTTTGGAAACCGTTCTTCGTATTAAACAAGGCGATGTAATGAAAGAAGTTAAAGTTTGGGAAGAATAA
- the lysA gene encoding diaminopimelate decarboxylase, whose product MNLHGTSRIGDNQHLWIGGLDTVELAKKYGTPLYLYDLSLIKNRASGFKKAFEENGVGYQVAYASKAFSSIAMFQIIEQEGLSLDVVSGGELYTALQAGFPPERIHFHGNNKSLAELEFALSAGVGCIVVDNFHEISLLKMMSSKLNKKIDILLRLTPGIEAHTHDYIITGQEDSKFGFDLGNGQGDKALQEVLAFEGFRVLGIHCHIGSQIFETEGFTLAIEKLFGHFKKWEENYSYFPSVVNLGGGFGIQYTSEDTPLSPEQYVSAMIEEVKKQMIHFEGQDLPELWIEPGRSLVGDAGTTIYSIGSQKEIEGVRHYVSIDGGMTDNIRPALYQAKYEAFVANKMNAELTQTVSIAGKCCESGDMLIWDIDLPEVCDHDFLAVSCTGAYGYSMASNYNRIQRPAVVFVENGEEQLVVKRETYEDLIKNDVPLKSNVFV is encoded by the coding sequence GTGAATTTACACGGAACATCAAGAATTGGAGATAATCAGCATCTTTGGATCGGTGGTTTAGATACGGTAGAGCTTGCAAAAAAATACGGAACACCGCTTTATCTATATGATCTATCCTTAATTAAAAATAGAGCAAGTGGCTTTAAAAAAGCATTCGAGGAAAATGGAGTTGGATATCAAGTCGCTTATGCTTCAAAAGCTTTTTCATCGATCGCTATGTTTCAGATAATCGAGCAAGAAGGATTAAGTCTCGATGTTGTTTCAGGCGGTGAACTTTATACAGCACTTCAAGCTGGATTTCCACCTGAAAGAATACACTTTCATGGAAACAACAAGAGCTTAGCAGAATTAGAATTTGCACTTAGTGCTGGAGTCGGCTGTATAGTAGTGGATAACTTTCATGAGATCTCATTGTTAAAAATGATGAGCAGCAAACTGAACAAAAAAATAGACATCTTACTCCGTTTAACTCCAGGAATCGAAGCACATACTCATGATTACATCATTACAGGTCAAGAGGATTCTAAGTTTGGATTTGATCTAGGAAATGGTCAAGGAGACAAAGCACTTCAAGAAGTACTTGCATTTGAAGGCTTTCGCGTTTTAGGTATACACTGTCATATTGGATCTCAAATTTTTGAAACAGAAGGATTTACACTGGCGATTGAAAAATTATTCGGTCATTTTAAGAAGTGGGAAGAGAACTATAGCTATTTTCCAAGTGTCGTAAATCTTGGAGGTGGGTTCGGTATACAATATACATCAGAGGATACGCCGCTTTCTCCTGAGCAATACGTATCTGCGATGATTGAAGAAGTGAAAAAGCAGATGATTCACTTTGAAGGGCAAGATCTGCCTGAACTTTGGATTGAACCAGGCCGTTCACTTGTAGGTGATGCTGGTACGACGATCTATTCAATCGGCTCGCAAAAAGAGATCGAAGGAGTTAGACACTATGTTTCCATTGATGGTGGGATGACAGATAACATTCGTCCTGCACTCTACCAAGCAAAATATGAAGCATTCGTAGCGAATAAGATGAACGCAGAACTAACTCAAACGGTATCAATCGCAGGCAAATGCTGTGAGAGTGGCGATATGTTGATCTGGGACATCGACCTGCCGGAAGTATGTGATCACGACTTCTTAGCCGTTTCGTGTACCGGTGCTTACGGTTATAGTATGGCGAGCAACTATAATAGAATTCAGCGTCCGGCTGTCGTATTTGTAGAGAACGGTGAAGAACAACTGGTAGTTAAGCGTGAAACGTATGAAGACCTTATCAAGAACGATGTTCCGCTAAAATCGAATGTTTTTGTGTAA
- a CDS encoding spore germination protein, with protein MATEKNKTPISKNIEDTERFLKERLGIGVSFDVGVRKIFVLKKELQLYYCTGLCDSEFIIMIYRELMDMDHGHRAPAKVKDLVHNHLAHQQVEITKSLDEAVDRMLSGLIVIFIDGEEEAFVVDVRSYPGRSPEEPDIEKVVRGARDGYTENIIINTALTRRRIRDERLRHEILQVGERSKTDVCLAYIQDVADPGLVDLIRKELNSIEIDGIPMADKTIEEFVVKQGWNPFPLVRYTERPDVAAQHLMEGHVLIITDTSPSVIITPTTLFHHVQHAEEFRQTPFIGAFLRWTRFTGMLASVFLVPMWLLFSMEEQLLPPFIDFIGPNKHTNIPLFLQIIFAEIGIDILRLAAIHTPSALSTAMGLIAAVLIGQIAIDVGLFVPEVILYVAIAAIGAFSTPSYELSIANRVLRLFLIIMVMLFKVPGFIVGFTIMIIYMATIKNLNTPYLWPFIPFNPKAFLQIVIRVAVPLSKVRPSIVHPQNTKKQPTN; from the coding sequence TTGGCAACCGAAAAAAATAAAACGCCGATCAGTAAAAACATCGAAGATACGGAAAGGTTTTTAAAAGAGCGACTCGGCATTGGCGTGAGTTTTGATGTTGGTGTCAGAAAGATCTTTGTATTAAAAAAAGAACTACAGCTGTATTATTGTACGGGACTTTGCGACAGTGAGTTCATCATCATGATCTACCGTGAACTAATGGATATGGATCATGGGCATCGCGCGCCGGCTAAAGTAAAAGATCTCGTACATAACCACCTCGCACATCAGCAAGTCGAGATTACGAAGTCATTGGATGAAGCTGTTGATCGAATGCTTTCCGGTCTTATCGTGATATTCATAGACGGTGAAGAAGAAGCCTTCGTTGTAGATGTAAGAAGTTATCCAGGAAGATCACCAGAAGAACCAGACATTGAGAAAGTAGTAAGGGGAGCTCGTGATGGATACACGGAAAATATTATCATCAATACTGCTCTCACGAGAAGACGCATCAGAGATGAGCGATTAAGACATGAGATTCTTCAAGTGGGTGAACGTTCGAAGACGGACGTGTGTCTCGCGTATATTCAAGATGTGGCAGACCCTGGTCTCGTTGATCTTATTAGAAAAGAGCTTAACTCCATTGAGATCGACGGGATTCCGATGGCCGATAAAACAATAGAAGAGTTTGTTGTAAAACAAGGCTGGAATCCGTTTCCTTTAGTCCGTTACACTGAAAGACCTGATGTTGCAGCTCAGCACTTGATGGAGGGCCATGTATTAATCATCACAGATACATCTCCAAGTGTTATCATTACACCTACAACACTTTTTCATCACGTACAACATGCAGAAGAGTTTAGACAGACACCGTTCATCGGAGCATTCTTAAGATGGACCCGTTTTACTGGAATGCTGGCTTCTGTATTCTTAGTTCCGATGTGGCTATTGTTCTCGATGGAAGAGCAGTTGCTACCACCTTTCATTGATTTTATAGGTCCGAATAAACACACGAACATCCCATTGTTTCTCCAAATTATTTTTGCAGAGATCGGGATCGATATCTTAAGACTTGCGGCCATTCATACACCTAGTGCACTATCGACCGCCATGGGCCTAATTGCAGCTGTATTGATCGGCCAAATTGCGATAGATGTAGGTTTATTCGTCCCAGAAGTTATTTTATACGTTGCGATTGCAGCGATCGGAGCGTTCTCTACACCTAGTTACGAGTTAAGTATTGCCAATAGGGTTTTGCGGCTCTTTCTGATTATAATGGTCATGCTCTTCAAAGTTCCTGGGTTTATCGTTGGTTTTACGATTATGATCATATATATGGCAACGATTAAGAATCTAAACACGCCTTATTTATGGCCGTTCATACCTTTTAATCCTAAAGCATTCCTGCAGATCGTTATTCGAGTAGCCGTTCCACTCTCTAAAGTTCGGCCGAGCATCGTACATCCGCAGAACACCAAAAAACAGCCAACTAATTAA
- a CDS encoding stage V sporulation protein AE, with amino-acid sequence MVKKRVIFITDGDLYALRVVEHAAKQVGGRCISQSWGNPTRKNGIELVEMIRKTPHDPVLVMFDDCGFKGEGPGEHAMRYIHQQKDIDVIGAVAVASKTHFTEWTKVHCSMDRYGELTEFGIDKSGIPDLETGRINGDTVYILDELDLPFVVGVGDIGKMAGFDSIEKGAPITVKAIQLILERSESIGNRKK; translated from the coding sequence ATGGTGAAAAAACGGGTCATTTTCATAACGGATGGAGATCTGTATGCACTACGAGTCGTGGAGCATGCAGCGAAACAAGTTGGAGGACGTTGTATTTCACAATCTTGGGGAAATCCAACCCGAAAAAACGGGATAGAACTGGTAGAGATGATCCGAAAAACACCTCATGACCCTGTACTTGTCATGTTTGATGATTGTGGTTTTAAAGGAGAAGGTCCTGGAGAACATGCGATGAGATATATTCATCAGCAGAAGGATATAGATGTGATTGGTGCCGTAGCTGTAGCTTCCAAAACGCATTTTACAGAATGGACAAAAGTTCATTGTTCGATGGACCGATATGGAGAATTAACTGAGTTTGGTATTGATAAGAGTGGAATTCCAGACCTTGAAACAGGAAGGATAAACGGAGATACCGTTTACATCCTCGATGAATTAGATCTTCCATTCGTTGTCGGTGTTGGAGACATCGGAAAAATGGCAGGTTTTGATTCTATTGAAAAAGGAGCTCCAATCACAGTTAAAGCGATTCAACTCATTTTAGAAAGGAGCGAATCAATTGGCAACCGAAAAAAATAA
- the spoVAE gene encoding stage V sporulation protein AE translates to MEFFWAFLIGGAICVVGQLMMDVMKLTPAHVTTSFVVIGALLDAFGIYDNLIKFAGAGATVPITSFGHSLLHGAMASAEEHGFIGIAMGIFELTSAGISSAVLFGFLVAVIFEPKG, encoded by the coding sequence ATGGAATTTTTTTGGGCGTTTTTAATTGGAGGAGCAATCTGTGTGGTCGGACAGTTGATGATGGATGTTATGAAGTTGACTCCCGCTCATGTCACGACTTCCTTCGTAGTGATCGGTGCACTTCTTGATGCTTTTGGTATCTATGATAATCTGATTAAATTTGCGGGTGCAGGTGCAACGGTTCCGATTACAAGTTTTGGTCACTCCCTGCTTCACGGAGCGATGGCTTCAGCAGAAGAACACGGGTTTATCGGGATCGCCATGGGAATTTTTGAGTTAACCTCTGCAGGAATCTCATCTGCTGTTTTGTTTGGATTTTTAGTCGCAGTCATCTTCGAACCAAAGGGGTGA
- the spoVAD gene encoding stage V sporulation protein AD, whose amino-acid sequence MNLLGRQTWKFANNIYLNAAGTAVGPMESEGPLGSYFDKTYNNLHCGQKNWELAERQLMEDAIDACLQKVKMKPEDINFLLAGDLLNQIVSSNYTARGNGIPFLGVFGACSTSMESLALGAALVDGGYANRIVAAVSSHNATAERQFRYPTEYGGQKPDTATFTVTGAGAALVSKEPSDIRITSATVGKVVDLGIKDPFDMGSAMAPAAADTIAAHLKEMDVQPDEYDLIATGDLSGVGAPILKMLLKEQGYDVSDNHRDCGLMIYRSGQQVFAGGSGCACSAVVTYGYILDEIRKGNLKKVLMVATGALLNPVMVQQKESIPTVAHGVVLERAEGGQ is encoded by the coding sequence ATGAATTTATTAGGAAGACAAACATGGAAATTTGCAAATAACATTTATTTAAATGCTGCAGGTACAGCGGTAGGTCCGATGGAAAGCGAAGGACCATTAGGAAGCTATTTCGATAAAACGTATAACAACCTTCACTGCGGACAAAAAAATTGGGAACTTGCTGAACGTCAGTTAATGGAAGATGCGATCGATGCTTGTTTACAAAAAGTAAAGATGAAGCCTGAAGATATCAACTTCTTGTTGGCAGGTGACTTGTTGAACCAGATTGTTTCATCCAACTATACAGCCAGAGGAAACGGTATACCTTTTTTAGGGGTATTTGGAGCATGTTCAACTTCCATGGAGTCACTCGCATTAGGTGCAGCTTTAGTAGATGGCGGGTACGCCAATCGAATCGTTGCAGCAGTAAGCTCCCACAACGCTACGGCTGAAAGGCAGTTTAGATACCCTACCGAGTACGGTGGCCAAAAGCCAGATACAGCTACATTTACCGTAACAGGTGCAGGTGCTGCGCTTGTCAGCAAAGAGCCCTCTGATATTCGAATCACTTCAGCAACGGTTGGAAAAGTAGTGGACTTAGGAATCAAAGATCCTTTTGATATGGGTTCAGCGATGGCACCTGCTGCTGCTGACACGATCGCGGCACATTTGAAAGAGATGGATGTACAACCTGATGAGTACGACCTGATCGCGACGGGTGATCTCTCTGGAGTCGGGGCACCGATCCTTAAAATGCTATTAAAAGAACAAGGATATGATGTGTCAGATAATCATCGAGATTGTGGTTTGATGATCTATCGTAGTGGCCAGCAGGTTTTTGCCGGAGGAAGTGGCTGTGCGTGTTCAGCGGTCGTCACGTACGGTTATATCTTGGATGAGATTCGAAAAGGCAATCTAAAGAAAGTTTTAATGGTTGCAACGGGTGCATTGTTAAACCCTGTAATGGTCCAGCAAAAAGAGAGTATTCCAACGGTTGCTCACGGCGTAGTTTTAGAGCGAGCGGAAGGAGGGCAATAA
- the spoVAC gene encoding stage V sporulation protein AC gives MATKEEQQAYAEKIKSIQPKPPYVLNCLKAFLVGGIICTIGQAIQMFYMTYFNFTQETAGNPTVATLILIAALLTGLGVYDKIGQFAGAGSVVPVTGFANAVTSAALEHKSEGLVLGVATNLFKLAGAVIVFGAVSAYVFGMIRYIFQHLI, from the coding sequence ATGGCAACTAAAGAAGAACAGCAGGCATATGCCGAGAAAATTAAATCGATACAGCCGAAACCTCCATATGTTTTAAATTGTTTAAAAGCATTTTTAGTAGGTGGAATCATCTGTACGATCGGTCAAGCAATACAAATGTTTTATATGACTTACTTTAATTTTACCCAAGAAACAGCGGGAAATCCGACTGTTGCCACACTCATTCTAATCGCAGCACTTTTAACTGGGCTCGGGGTATACGATAAGATTGGTCAGTTTGCCGGAGCAGGTTCTGTTGTTCCTGTAACTGGATTTGCTAACGCGGTAACGAGTGCGGCATTAGAACATAAAAGTGAAGGGCTAGTACTTGGGGTTGCTACAAATCTGTTCAAATTAGCTGGAGCAGTAATTGTATTCGGAGCGGTTTCGGCTTACGTTTTTGGTATGATCCGCTACATCTTTCAGCATTTGATATAA